In Vicinamibacterales bacterium, the genomic window GTCCGCGGATCAGACTCGCCGTGTCTGAACGCGCGTTCGAGCGCCTCGACGGCCGCTGACACGCGAAATTTGGTCGGGATGGCGGGATTCGAACCCACGACCCCCTGACCCCCAGTCAGGTGCGCTACCAGGCTGCGCTACATCCCGAATCGATCTGGCCACCGGCGTGGGCGATCACCCGATCCCCCGATCACCGGATCGCCCGATGGTACTACTTCCGCTTCTTCGCGGGTGTCTTCGGCGCCGCTGCCGGCACGGCCTTGCGCGCCACGGGGCGCTTCACCGCCGGCGCTTCGAGCACGAACTCGTCGAGCGGCGCGCCGGGGCGCTGCGCCAGCATCGCCGACAGTTCTCGCAGCGACCTCCGGACCGAGAGAATCCGCTCGCGCGCGTCGGAGGTCAACAGTTCGTCGAGCACGCTGCCGTCGGGCGGCGGCGCGCCCTGCTCGTCCTGCATCCGACGCCGTGCGCCCGCCAGCGTCAGCCCCTCGACGAACAGCAGGTGCTTGATCTTCAGCACCCGCTCGACGTCGGCCTTGCGGTAGACGCGCGGCCCGCCCTGCACCTTCGCGACCCCGAGATCCTGGAACTCCGCTTCCCACGAGCGCAGCACGTACGGCTGCACCTGGGCAATCTCGCATACCTCAGGCTGCCGAAACAGCGACCGATTCGGAATCTGACCGGCGTCTGGGATCATTCGCAGGAGGCCGCAGTTCGCAGGTGACTGCTAAGGCTCAGTATAGCAAACGCCCGGTGTGCAGCAGCTCGCAAAACGCTCTCGCGTGGTGCGCCGCGCGCTCACGCTGCGCCGCAGTCCCGTTCAGCGTCAGCCCCGGACGGCGGAGGGTGAAACGAGAAAGCGGCGGAGGTTGAAACGAGAGAGCGTGCCGGGGAGTCCGAGGGGCGAAGCCCCTCGGATGAGAAAAGCACTAGAATCCCTCGGTGAATTCGGCCCTCAGGTGTCCGTCGTGCGGCGCCCCCGCCGACGCCGCGCGCGGGACGTGCCCGTCGTGCGACACGCCGCTCCCCTGGAATGCCGACGAGACGCGGCTGGCGTCACCCGATCCCGACGCGACTCGGTTGGCCGCATCGAATCGCCCCGCCGAAGCGATCGGCCACGGATCCGGCAGCCAGGTCTCCGGCGCGCCGCGAAGCGGCACCGCGCGGTCCGCACACCGCAGCCGCGGCGTGACCAGCAGCAGCGGCTGGGCCAGCAGCACCTCTGATATCGATCACGGCCGCTTCGAGCCCGGCGCGATCTTCGACGACCGGTACCGCATCCTCGGCCGTCTCGGCAAGGGCGGCATGGGCGAGGTGTATCGCGCCGACGACCTGAAGCTCGGACAGCCCGTCGCCCTGAAGTTCCTGCCCGAGGCCGTCGACCGCGACCCGGCGCGGCTCACCCAGCTCCATACCGAAGTACGGATGGCGCGCCAGGTGTCGCATCCCAACGTCTGCCGGGTCTACGACGTCGGCGAATTCGAGGGGCACACCTTCCTCTCGATGGAATACGTCGATGGCGAGGACCTCGCCTCCCTGCTCCGCCGCATCGGCCGTTTCCCGCAGGACCGCGCCATCGAGCTCGCGCGCCAGACCTGCGCCGGCCTCGCCGCCGCGCACGACCGCGGCGTCGTCCATCGCGATCTCAAGCCGGCCAACATCATGCTCGACGGCAGCGGGCGGATCCGCATCACCGACTTCGGCCTCGCCGGCGCCACCGGCGAGACGCTCCGCGCCGGCACGCCCGCCTACATGGCGCCGGAGCAGCTCGCCGGCGGCGAAGTCACACCGCGCAGCGACATCTACGCGCTCGGCCTCGTGCTCTACGAACTGTTCACCGGCCAGCGCGCGCTCGACGCCCCGACGATGGCGGAGCTGATCGCCCGCCGCGAACAGGGGGACATCGTCCCGCCCACGGCGCTGGTGCGCGATCTCGATGAAGGGATCGAGCGCGCGATCATGCGGTGCCTCGATCCGGATCCGGCGCGCCGGCCGCCGTCGGCGCTGGCCGTGTCGGCGGCGCTGCCGGGCGGCGATCCGCTCGCCGCGGCGCTCGCCGCCGGCCAGACCCCGTCGCCGGAGATGGTCGCCGCGGCCGGCACCGCGGGGACGATGTCTGCCGCGGCGGCGATGACGATTGGCGCGGCGATCGTCATCGCGGGCGCGCTGCTCATCGGCCTGTACCAGCGAGCACAATTGAGCAACATCGCGCTGCTGCCGAAACCGCCGGCGGCGCTCGCCGATCGCGCGCAGGAGATCGTCGCGAAACTGGGCTACGGCGACAACGCCGCCGCGAGCGCGTCCGGATTTGCCACCTCGCGCGACTGGGCGAACTACATCGCCGCGACGTCGAACGATCCGTCGCGCTGGAACCGGCTGCGCGTCACCCGGCCCGAGACCTACGTGTTCTGGTACCGCACCAGTCCGCGGGTGCTGCGGCCGATCGGCGACACCAATCCCATCGAAGGCTTGAACCCGCCGATGACCATCGCCGGCATGACGCTGGTCGTGGTCGATCCGGCAGGACGGCTGGTCGAACTGCTCGCGGTGCCCGAGCCCATTCAGCCCGACGGCGCGGCGCCGGCGCGGGCGGACTGGAACGCGTTGTTCGACGCCGCGGGGCTGCCGATCGGGTCGTTCACGCCGGTTGCGCCGCGATGGCGCCCGTCGGTGTTCGCCGACGAGCGCATGGCGTGGGAGGGCAAGCTGCCGGAGCTGCCCGACGTCACCGTCCGCGTCGAAGCGGCGGCGACGGCAGGCCGTCCCGTGTTCTTTGCCATCACCGGCCCGTGGTCCCGCTCGCTCCGGACGCAGACCGGGACGACGCCCCCGCTGCTCAATCGCATTACCGCCGCGATCACGTCGCTCATCATGCCGTCGCTGATGCTGGCGGGCGCGCTGCTCGCGCGCCGCAACCTGAAGTCGGGGCGCGGCGATCGGCGCGGCGCGCTCCGCGCCGCCACCGCCGTGTTCCTGCTGCTGATGGGCGGCTGGCTGCTCGGCAACAATCACACCGGATCGCTCGCGATCGAAGTGGAGCGGATGTTCGGCGCGATCAGCGTGGGGCTGTTCAACGCCGCGCTCGTGTGGCTCGCCTATCTGGGCGTCGAACCGTACGTGCGCCGGTTCTCCGCCGACACGCTGATCGGGTGGTCCCGCCTGCTCGCCGGCAACTGGCGCGACCCGCGGGTCGGGCGCGATGTCGCGATCGGCGTGATCGTCGGCCTCGCGATGACGGTCGTGTTCGCCGCGCACAACCTCGTGCCGCCGCTGCTCGGCCAGCCCGAGCCGATGCCGTTCGTGCCGGATCCGACGCCGCTCATCGCCGTCCGCTACGCGCTGGCGCGGATCTTCGGCCAGGTGCAGGACGCGATGACGTCGGCGATGCTCGGCCTCGGCGGGTTCGTCGTGCTGCGCATCTGGCTCGGGAACCGGCTGCTGGCCGGCGCCATCTCGGTCGTCCTCTACGTCGGCGTGGTGATGAACGGCATGTTCTCTCCGGGCTCGCCGGCCGTCGACCTCGCGTTCGGGCTGATCATCACGTCGGCGTTCGTCGGCGTGCTCGGCTGGGCGGGACTCCTGACGGCGATCTCGACCCTCGCCACGCATTTCGTCCTGATGCGCGCACCGCTGACCGCGGACTTCTCGAGCTGGCGCGCGCCGACCTCGTTCGTGTTCCTGGGCGCGGTGCTGCTGCTCGGCGTGGGCGGCTGCTACATCGCCGCCCGCCCCGCGCCGCGCGCCGCGGCGAGGATCTGACCGATGCCCGCCTGCCCGAGCTGCGCCGCAGAGATCCCGGACTCCGCCGCCTTCTGCCCGCGATGTTCGGCGCCGACGCCCTGGTCGTCGGACGACGTGACGCACCTGCGCACCGCGCCGGCGGCCGGACGCAAGACGGGGTCGACGACGAGCTGGCTCACCAGCA contains:
- a CDS encoding MerR family transcriptional regulator; amino-acid sequence: MIPDAGQIPNRSLFRQPEVCEIAQVQPYVLRSWEAEFQDLGVAKVQGGPRVYRKADVERVLKIKHLLFVEGLTLAGARRRMQDEQGAPPPDGSVLDELLTSDARERILSVRRSLRELSAMLAQRPGAPLDEFVLEAPAVKRPVARKAVPAAAPKTPAKKRK
- a CDS encoding serine/threonine-protein kinase, producing MNSALRCPSCGAPADAARGTCPSCDTPLPWNADETRLASPDPDATRLAASNRPAEAIGHGSGSQVSGAPRSGTARSAHRSRGVTSSSGWASSTSDIDHGRFEPGAIFDDRYRILGRLGKGGMGEVYRADDLKLGQPVALKFLPEAVDRDPARLTQLHTEVRMARQVSHPNVCRVYDVGEFEGHTFLSMEYVDGEDLASLLRRIGRFPQDRAIELARQTCAGLAAAHDRGVVHRDLKPANIMLDGSGRIRITDFGLAGATGETLRAGTPAYMAPEQLAGGEVTPRSDIYALGLVLYELFTGQRALDAPTMAELIARREQGDIVPPTALVRDLDEGIERAIMRCLDPDPARRPPSALAVSAALPGGDPLAAALAAGQTPSPEMVAAAGTAGTMSAAAAMTIGAAIVIAGALLIGLYQRAQLSNIALLPKPPAALADRAQEIVAKLGYGDNAAASASGFATSRDWANYIAATSNDPSRWNRLRVTRPETYVFWYRTSPRVLRPIGDTNPIEGLNPPMTIAGMTLVVVDPAGRLVELLAVPEPIQPDGAAPARADWNALFDAAGLPIGSFTPVAPRWRPSVFADERMAWEGKLPELPDVTVRVEAAATAGRPVFFAITGPWSRSLRTQTGTTPPLLNRITAAITSLIMPSLMLAGALLARRNLKSGRGDRRGALRAATAVFLLLMGGWLLGNNHTGSLAIEVERMFGAISVGLFNAALVWLAYLGVEPYVRRFSADTLIGWSRLLAGNWRDPRVGRDVAIGVIVGLAMTVVFAAHNLVPPLLGQPEPMPFVPDPTPLIAVRYALARIFGQVQDAMTSAMLGLGGFVVLRIWLGNRLLAGAISVVLYVGVVMNGMFSPGSPAVDLAFGLIITSAFVGVLGWAGLLTAISTLATHFVLMRAPLTADFSSWRAPTSFVFLGAVLLLGVGGCYIAARPAPRAAARI